The following are encoded in a window of Megalops cyprinoides isolate fMegCyp1 chromosome 16, fMegCyp1.pri, whole genome shotgun sequence genomic DNA:
- the fgf13a gene encoding fibroblast growth factor 13a isoform X2, whose amino-acid sequence MAAAIASSLIRQKRQAREREKSNACRCVSSPNKSKGTCEKPSRLSVFSRVKLFGSKKRRRRRPEPQLKGIVTKLYSRQGFHLQLQADGTIDGTKEEDNGYTMFNLIPVGLRVVAIQGVQTKLYLAMNSEGYLYTSEHFTPECKFKESVFENYYVTYSSMIYRQQQSGRGWYLGLNKEGEIMKGNHVKKNKPAAHFLPKPLKVAMYREPSLHDLTEFSRSGSGTPTKSRSASAVLNGGKAVSQHEST is encoded by the exons ATGGCTGCAGCGATCGCCAGCTCCCTTATTCGACAAAAGCGGCAGGCGAGGGAGCGGGAGAAGTCCAATGCCTGCCGCTGCGTTAGTAGCCCGAATAAAAGCAAGGGAACGTGCGAGAAACCCAGCAGACTGAGCGTTTTCTCACGGGTGAAACTCTTCGGCTCCAAGAAGCGAAGGAGGAGGCGACCAG AGCCCCAGCTGAAGGGGATAGTGACAAAGCTCTACAGTCGGCAGGGCTtccatctgcagctgcaggcGGATGGAACCATCGACGGAACGAAGGAGGAGGACAATGGCTACA CCATGTTCAACCTCATTCCTGTGGGGCTCCGGGTGGTGGCCATCCAGGGCGTGCAGACTAAGCTGTATCTGGCCATGAACAGCGAGGGCTACTTGTACACGTCG gaGCACTTCACACCCGAGTGTAAGTTCAAGGAGTCAGTCTTCGAGAACTACTACGTGACGTACTCCTCCATGATCTACCGGCAGCAGCAGTCAGGCAGGGGCTGGTACCTGGGCCTGAACAAAGAGGGCGAGATCATGAAGGGGAACCATGTGAAGAAGAACAAGCCGGCCGCCCACTTCCTCCCCAAGCCCCTGAAAG TGGCCATGTACAGAGAGCCCTCGCTCCATGACCTGACGGAGTTCTCCCGTTCCGGAAGCGGCACGCCCACCAAGAGCCGGAGTGCCTCGGCGGTGCTCAACGGCGGCAAGGCGGTGAGCCAGCACGAGTCCACGTAG
- the fgf13a gene encoding fibroblast growth factor 13a isoform X3 codes for MSAKVAKPKEEKDAAKEPQLKGIVTKLYSRQGFHLQLQADGTIDGTKEEDNGYTMFNLIPVGLRVVAIQGVQTKLYLAMNSEGYLYTSEHFTPECKFKESVFENYYVTYSSMIYRQQQSGRGWYLGLNKEGEIMKGNHVKKNKPAAHFLPKPLKVAMYREPSLHDLTEFSRSGSGTPTKSRSASAVLNGGKAVSQHEST; via the exons AGCCCCAGCTGAAGGGGATAGTGACAAAGCTCTACAGTCGGCAGGGCTtccatctgcagctgcaggcGGATGGAACCATCGACGGAACGAAGGAGGAGGACAATGGCTACA CCATGTTCAACCTCATTCCTGTGGGGCTCCGGGTGGTGGCCATCCAGGGCGTGCAGACTAAGCTGTATCTGGCCATGAACAGCGAGGGCTACTTGTACACGTCG gaGCACTTCACACCCGAGTGTAAGTTCAAGGAGTCAGTCTTCGAGAACTACTACGTGACGTACTCCTCCATGATCTACCGGCAGCAGCAGTCAGGCAGGGGCTGGTACCTGGGCCTGAACAAAGAGGGCGAGATCATGAAGGGGAACCATGTGAAGAAGAACAAGCCGGCCGCCCACTTCCTCCCCAAGCCCCTGAAAG TGGCCATGTACAGAGAGCCCTCGCTCCATGACCTGACGGAGTTCTCCCGTTCCGGAAGCGGCACGCCCACCAAGAGCCGGAGTGCCTCGGCGGTGCTCAACGGCGGCAAGGCGGTGAGCCAGCACGAGTCCACGTAG